One window from the genome of Bufo bufo chromosome 4, aBufBuf1.1, whole genome shotgun sequence encodes:
- the LOC120997273 gene encoding bis(5'-adenosyl)-triphosphatase enpp4-like: MQNLALLLTLMHGVILCSGGSSDDVPRLILVSFDGFRADYLNYSLPNLEEFINDGVLVREVKNVFITKTFPNHYSIVTGLYAESHGIVANSMYDKDTNLTFSVSNSTSETKPVWWNEATPIWVTNQRAGRRSGSAMWPGTDVKIQNVTLNDCLQYNRSVPFKERVDNITSWLTRANDPINFATLYFEEPDYSGHSFGPENKLNMSNVLKDVDIKIGYLVAKLKELKLWDTVNVIITSDHGMAQCSPDRVIVLDNCIGRGNYTLVDTTPVAAILPLQDINLVSGLLKYCSDHMKVYLKDDIPDHYHYKQNSRIQPIILVADEGWTIVQNASSPVALGNHGYDNSLHSMHPFLAARGPAFHKSVRISTIDIVDIYPMMCHILGLTAEANNGSLSSTKCLLADQWCVQVPEAIGVVIGGILVLATITCVVIMLLKKKTPFPRQFTRLQFQDEDDPLIG; the protein is encoded by the exons ATGCAGAATTTGGCGCTCTTGCTAACCTTGATGCATGGAGTAATTTTGTGCTCCGGAGGATCATCTGACGACGTCCCCCGGTTAATCCTTGTGTCTTTTGATGGATTCAGGGCGGACTATTTAAACTACTCTTTGCCCAATCTCGAGGAGTTTATCAATGATGGTGTCCTAGTAAGAGAAGTCAAGAACGTCTTCATCACCAAGACCTTCCCTAATCATTACTCCATAGTGACTGGTCTGTACGCCGAGAGCCACGGGATTGTAGCCAACTCCATGTATGACAAAGACACCAACCTCACCTTCAGTGTTTCCAACTCTACGTCAGAGACCAAACCGGTGTGGTGGAACGAAGCCACCCCCATCTGGGTGACAAACCAGCGTGCTGGGCGGAGGAGTGGCTCCGCCATGTGGCCGGGGACTGACGTGAAGATCCAGAACGTCACCCTAAATGACTGTTTACAATATAATCGCTCGGTACCTTTTAAAGAACGAGTGGATAACATCACCTCGTGGTTGACCAGGGCTAATGACCCCATCAACTTTGCGACTCTGTACTTTGAAGAACCCGACTACAGCGGACACTCTTTTGGACCTGAAAACAAATTGAACATGTCCAACGTACTGAAAGACGTGGATATAAAAATAGGGTACTTAGTGGCCAAGCTTAAAGAGTTAAAACTTTGGGACACAGTGAATGTAATAATCACCAGTGACCATGGAATGGCCCAGTGCTCGCCGGACAGAGTCATTGTGCTGGATAATTGTATTGGCCGGGGAAACTACACACTGGTGGATACAACTCCAGTGGCGGCCATATTGCCCCTTCAAG ATATAAATCTGGTTTCCGGCCTGCTGAAATACTGCAGCGATCACATGAAGGTCTACCTGAAAGACGACATCCCCGATCACTACCACTACAAGCAGAACAGCCGCATCCAGCCAATCATCCTGGTAGCCGACGAGGGCTGGACCATCGTGCAGAACGCCTCCTCTCCTGTAGCGC TGGGAAACCACGGCTACGACAACAGCCTGCACAGCATGCATCCCTTCCTGGCAGCCCGCGGACCAGCGTTCCACAAGAGCGTCCGGATCAGCACCATAGACATCGTGGACATCTATCCCATGATGTGTCACATCCTCGGCTTAACGGCAGAAGCCAACAACGGCTCCTTGTCCAGCACCAAGTGCCTGTTAGCCGACCAGTGGTGCGTCCAAGTCCCAGAAGCCATTGGGGTCGTCATAGGTGGGATCCTGGTGCTCGCCACGATCACCTGCGTGGTCATAATGCTGCTGAAGAAGAAGACGCCCTTCCCGCGCCAGTTCACACGGCTGCAGTTCCAGGATGAAGACGACCCTTTAATTGGCTGA